From Frateuria aurantia DSM 6220, one genomic window encodes:
- a CDS encoding tyrosine-type recombinase/integrase, with the protein MNDSSNPPKRPRGRPRKLVEPKAPRYPALAFSEERRLLDQLRKQSAASHPGHDATVTVSDLATLAEQPKPGVPASIAMPTGRRLRFELDDSQRAVAAGYVAERAELGITGLAPNSRRGLASDWLNWLAFCMHTGATVLPTEFIDLKRFIDMLVAGERKKATIEHHVWAITEVNRRYGCPDPMASELARDYWRDLLRDRLHGEQKQATGLGLDQVEQMVAMLRDPDLDLPARHAKPEDQAAVVEAQRRRALRDAALINAAYDLAMRSAELVAIRWDRIFRDPDGSGAYRVGKSKTDQLGQGQLRYLRPETMADLEAWQAVAGPSPFAFHRVLEHNADHQPIQSSDATERLIWPTLTTREIGVIYKRAARLIGIESPTFSGHSTRVGATQDLIESGGTTEEAQQMGGWRDGRMVARYAERPLAKRAGQGRFGKLAKHRNS; encoded by the coding sequence ATGAACGACAGCAGCAATCCCCCGAAACGACCTCGCGGCCGGCCGCGCAAGCTCGTGGAGCCCAAGGCGCCGCGTTACCCGGCATTGGCATTTTCAGAGGAGCGGCGCCTGCTTGATCAATTGCGCAAGCAATCTGCCGCCAGTCATCCAGGCCACGACGCTACGGTGACGGTCAGCGATCTGGCCACGTTGGCCGAACAACCGAAGCCGGGCGTGCCTGCCAGTATTGCGATGCCGACAGGCCGGCGGCTGCGCTTCGAGCTTGATGACAGTCAGCGAGCCGTTGCCGCCGGATATGTCGCCGAGCGTGCAGAGCTGGGCATCACCGGGCTGGCGCCCAACAGCCGCCGAGGACTGGCTTCGGACTGGCTGAACTGGCTGGCGTTCTGCATGCATACCGGCGCTACAGTATTGCCGACTGAATTCATTGATCTTAAAAGATTTATAGACATGCTTGTCGCCGGCGAGCGCAAGAAAGCCACCATCGAGCATCATGTCTGGGCCATTACCGAAGTCAACCGTCGCTATGGCTGCCCCGATCCGATGGCCTCGGAACTTGCCCGGGATTATTGGCGGGACCTGCTGCGAGACCGCCTTCATGGCGAGCAGAAACAGGCGACCGGCCTCGGCCTTGATCAGGTCGAGCAGATGGTCGCCATGCTGCGTGATCCGGATCTGGATCTTCCGGCCCGCCATGCCAAGCCGGAAGACCAGGCTGCAGTGGTCGAGGCACAACGCCGACGCGCCTTGCGTGATGCCGCCTTGATCAACGCGGCCTATGATCTGGCCATGCGATCGGCCGAATTGGTCGCCATACGCTGGGACCGTATCTTCCGCGATCCGGACGGCAGCGGTGCCTACCGGGTGGGGAAGTCCAAGACTGACCAGCTTGGCCAAGGACAGCTGCGCTATCTGCGGCCCGAAACCATGGCCGACCTGGAAGCGTGGCAAGCCGTGGCCGGTCCTTCACCATTCGCATTTCATCGTGTGCTCGAGCATAACGCTGATCATCAACCCATCCAGTCCAGCGATGCCACCGAACGTCTGATCTGGCCAACCTTGACCACACGGGAAATCGGCGTGATCTACAAGCGCGCCGCGCGACTGATCGGTATCGAATCACCGACATTCAGCGGTCACTCGACACGCGTGGGTGCAACTCAGGATCTGATCGAAAGTGGTGGCACCACGGAGGAAGCCCAGCAAATGGGCGGCTGGCGTGATGGCCGGATGGTGGCCAGGTACGCGGAACGGCCACTGGCCAAACGCGCCGGACAAGGACGGTTCGGCAAGCTGGCCAAGCACCGGAACAGCTGA
- a CDS encoding helix-turn-helix domain-containing protein gives MLDASGFKGLLHSCFLSPQRCADYLGVTLCTVQHWISGTRRVPWSVLRLLRLHRCG, from the coding sequence ATGTTGGATGCGTCCGGCTTCAAGGGTCTGCTGCACAGTTGCTTTCTGAGTCCGCAGCGTTGCGCCGACTATCTCGGCGTCACCCTGTGCACCGTCCAGCACTGGATATCTGGCACGCGTCGTGTGCCGTGGTCTGTGCTTCGCCTGCTGCGGCTGCATCGTTGTGGCTAG
- a CDS encoding DUF3653 domain-containing protein: protein MLDRWKGRYIREDAIYAPAGKPFRFELLDLFFLTIERARFWQLDYDRPGSVQADAVTRPKTKMRPRVAIALHKSSMPT, encoded by the coding sequence CTGCTTGATCGCTGGAAAGGCAGGTACATCCGCGAAGATGCGATCTATGCGCCAGCTGGCAAGCCGTTTCGGTTCGAGCTACTGGATCTGTTCTTCTTGACCATCGAGCGCGCCAGGTTCTGGCAGCTCGATTATGACCGCCCAGGCTCGGTCCAGGCCGATGCTGTGACGCGCCCCAAAACAAAGATGAGGCCTCGGGTTGCCATAGCGCTTCACAAATCATCAATGCCTACCTGA